The Manduca sexta isolate Smith_Timp_Sample1 chromosome 17, JHU_Msex_v1.0, whole genome shotgun sequence genome includes a window with the following:
- the LOC115450266 gene encoding CD151 antigen: MSENIPCSYGEPTDDQLITKESFSRNDMGKTDKAQGNEPTTAEGAPEVVPEAEESGRRANYLKKLKTKKGRRLCTQIAFVALNFVSIVTALSLIAVTVLTSLATKVFDTEQSNRLVGMVIIAVTAAVAISMGIYAVVAVFKKQTKPIHAATIVLLILAAIQSILAGVSVKVSPRDELHLGKSLADSFKLARENNPRHVKLWAATQYDLNCCGIISADDYRDSKTPYYFPPNVPISCCPTFDPDRSELVQERDREVCKARKTFYDLGCRDLIINVFKETSHIVIGVLTTLIILELFIALLGWILCRNQKSFRRGVEDEEAK; encoded by the exons ATGAGTGAAAATATACCTTGTAGTTATGGCG AGCCCACGGATGACCAGCTCATTACCAAGGAGTCCTTCAGTAGAAACGATATGGGGAAGACGGACAAGGCTCAAG GCAATGAGCCAACGACGGCGGAAGGAGCTCCGGAGGTCGTGCCAGAGGCTGAGGAGAGCGGCCGGCGAGCTAACTACCTGAAGAAATTGAAGACCAAGAAAGGTCGTAGACTATGCACGCAAATTGCTTTCGTAGCTCTCAACTTTGTCTCTATT GTTACAGCATTATCGTTGATAGCGGTGACAGTGCTGACGTCGCTGGCAACGAAGGTGTTCGACACTGAACAGTCCAACAGGCTGGTGGGGATGGTGATCATCGCCGTGACGGCTGCAGTGGCTATATCCATGGGTATATATGCTGTGGTGGCCGTGTTCAAGAAGCAGACGAAGCCTATACATGCT GCAACAATAGTGCTGCTGATCCTGGCTGCGATCCAGTCGATCCTAGCCGGAGTATCTGTGAAGGTGAGCCCGCGGGACGAGCTGCACCTGGGCAAGTCTCTCGCCGACTCGTTCAAGCTGGCCCGGGAGAACAATCCGCGACACGTGAAGCTCTGGGCTGCTACTCAATATGAT ctCAACTGTTGCGGAATCATAAGTGCTGACGACTACCGCGACTCTAAAACTCCTTACTACTTCCCCCCGAACGTGCCTATCTCCTGCTGCCCAACCTTCGACCCTGACAGGTCCGAACTGGTGCAGGAGCGAGACAGAGAGGTCTGCAAAGCCAGGAAAACGTTCTACGACCTTGGCTGCAGGGATCTGATCATCAATGTGTTCAAAGAGACTTCTCATATAGTGATTGGAGTTCTGACTACTTTGATCATTCTGGAG ctCTTCATTGCTTTACTTGGCTGGATTTTATGTCGAAACCAAAAAAGTTTCAGAAGAGGCGTAGAAGACGAAGAAGCCAAATAA